One genomic window of Syntrophorhabdaceae bacterium includes the following:
- a CDS encoding zinc ribbon domain-containing protein has product MPIYEYKCESCGAINEYLVFGDSEEIACKSCNSKSLTKLISAHNTVGSSQQTGTMPHGGCCGSPNSCGNPGSCCSG; this is encoded by the coding sequence ATGCCGATATACGAATACAAATGCGAGAGTTGCGGCGCCATAAACGAATATCTGGTCTTTGGCGACAGCGAGGAGATTGCCTGCAAATCCTGCAACAGCAAATCACTTACAAAACTTATATCAGCACATAACACGGTAGGATCGAGCCAGCAGACAGGAACAATGCCCCACGGCGGTTGCTGCGGATCGCCGAATTCATGCGGGAATCCCGGGAGTTGCTGCTCCGGATGA